In Etheostoma cragini isolate CJK2018 chromosome 9, CSU_Ecrag_1.0, whole genome shotgun sequence, the following are encoded in one genomic region:
- the LOC117950997 gene encoding uncharacterized protein LOC117950997 has product MVDNIVSKPLRLVLIFTAHMVFNDTSQAEVTRILGTNITLEFKFNTSVTKVISVYKNHNKIAGYSGGKISSNEGNFDIYLKNTSVFFCIANLTLNHSGIYSASLFMDLEPAKESNNQEQLIVREENKSSTVLSKQNDITTSKDSGSLSYIVTVLVVSPVVLLAAALPLLIWCLVRTNDKQPPSQQSSNPTVQETVEASYNVPEPPLIYSVLDFPKRPSAVLEIHPIDTEYAAVHYLPEKRQV; this is encoded by the exons ATGGTTGATAACATCGTCTCAAAGCCTCTCCGGTTGGTTTTGATCTTCACAGCTCACATGGTATTCAACG ACACCAGCCAAGCAGAGGTCACAAGGATCCTTGGCACCAACATCACCCTTGAATTCAAATTTAATACCAGTGTCACAAAAGTTATTTCAGTTtataaaaaccacaacaagATTGCTGGGTATTCAGGGGGCAAGATTTCCTCAAATGAAGGCAATTTTGACATTTACCTTAAAAATacgtctgtgtttttctgcattgcaAATCTCACACTAAATCACAGTGGAATTTACTCTGCAAGTTTGTTCATGGACTTAGAACCCGCAAAAGAAAGTAATAATCAGGAGCAGCTGATTGTCCGAGAGGAGAACAAAAGCAGTACAG TTCTTTCAAAGCAGAATGACATCACGACAAGTAAAGACAGTGGAAGTCTCAGTTACATCGTCACTGTTCTTGTGGTTTCACCCGTCGTGCTGTTGGCTGCAGCACTTCCATTGTTGATCTGGTGTCTCGTGAGAACCAACG ACAAACAACCACCGTCACAACAAAGCTCTAATCCCACAGTACAA GAAACAGTTGAAGCATCCTACAATGTGCCTGAACCCCCACTCATCTACAGTGTCCTGGACTTTCCCAAAAGACCTTCTGCAGTTCTGGAGATTCATCCAATTGATACAGAGTACGCTGCAGTCCACTATCTCCCAGAAAAGAGACAAGTGTGA